The following proteins are encoded in a genomic region of Fusarium oxysporum f. sp. lycopersici 4287 chromosome 1, whole genome shotgun sequence:
- a CDS encoding 26S protease regulatory subunit 7, translating to MSEEQPFQVARCTKIIADEKGDEAKSKYVINVKQIAKFVVQLGERVSPTDIEEGMRVGVDRNKYQIMLPLPPKIDASVTMMTVEEKPDVTYGDVGGCKEQVEKLREVVEMPLLSPERFVNLGIDPPKGALLYGPPGTGKTLCARAVANRTDATFIRVIGSELVQKYVGEGARMVRELFEMARTKKACIIFFDEIDAIGGARFDDGAGGDNEVQRTMLELITQLDGFDARGNIKVMFATNRPSTLDPALMRPGRIDRKIEFSLPDLEGRANILRIHAKSMSVERDIRWELISRLCPNATGAELRSVCTEAGMYAIRARRKVASEKDFLSAVDKVIKGNLKFNSTATYMQYN from the coding sequence TTTCCAGGTGGCACGTTGCACGAAAATCATAGCTGACGAGAAGGGCGACGAGGCCAAGAGCAAATATGTGATCAACGTCAAGCAAATCGCAAAATTCGTTGTCCAGCTTGGAGAGCGCGTCAGTCCTACCGACATCGAAGAAGGTATGCGCGTGGGTGTCGACAGGAACAAGTACCAAATTATGCTTCCCCTACCGCCCAAAATCGATGCGAGCGTTACGATGATGACGGTGGAGGAGAAGCCCGATGTCACCTACGGCGATGTTGGTGGTTGTAAGGAGCAGGTTGAGAAGCTACGGGAAGTTGTTGAAATGCCTCTACTGTCTCCTGAGCGCTTCGTCAACCTCGGTATTGATCCTCCCAAGGGGGCCCTGCTCTACGGTCCTCCTGGTACCGGAAAGACCCTCTGTGCCCGAGCTGTTGCCAACCGAACAGACGCCACCTTCATCCGAGTTATTGGTAGTGAGCTGGTTCAGAAATATGTCGGCGAGGGCGCAAGGATGGTTCGAGAGCTGTTCGAGATGGCCCGTACAAAGAAGGCATGCATCATTTTCTTCGACGAGATCGACGCCATCGGTGGTGCTCGATTTGACGATGGTGCTGGTGGAGACAACGAGGTTCAGCGAACTATGCTGGAGCTTATTACGCAGCTTGACGGTTTCGACGCTCGTGGAAACATCAAGGTCATGTTCGCCACCAACAGGCCCTCTACATTGGATCCTGCCCTCATGCGACCCGGTCGTATCGATCGAAAGATCGAGTTCTCACTGCCCGATCTTGAGGGCCGTGCTAACATTTTGCGCATCCACGCTAAATCCATGTCGGTTGAGCGGGACATCCGGTGGGAGCTCATCTCTCGTCTCTGCCCCAATGCAACGGGTGCTGAGCTGCGTAGTGTTTGCACTGAGGCCGGCATGTATGCCATTCGCGCAAGGAGAAAGGTTGCATCCGAGAAGGACTTCCTCAGTGCAGTTGACAAAGTCATCAAGGGTAACCTTAAGTTCAACTCGACGGCGACGTATATGCAGTACAACTAG
- a CDS encoding cytochrome c1, heme protein, mitochondrial, protein MARSYHLCQRASRLPRDHNHEPRHAATTPIATECASIACTRLLTPFSSQRAASSSSSAASDASATRLNLAAAASTTLALGSMAWYYHLYGPVAFAMTPAEEGLHATKYPWVHNKWFKTFDHQALRRGFQVYQEVCQSCHSLSRIPYRTLVGSVLTVDEAKALAEENEYPGEPDEQGEIQMRPGKLADYMLPPYKNEEAARFANNGALPPDLSLIIKARHGGCDYIFSLLTGYPEEPPAGVQVAPGMNFNPYFPGTGIAMARVLYDGLVEYEDGTPATTSQMAKDVVEFLNWAAEPEMDDRKRMGMKVLVVSASLWAVSVWVKRYKWAWLKSRKIAYDPPKEVKVRR, encoded by the exons ATGGCACGATCCTACCACCTCTGCCAGCGAGCTTCCCGTTTGCCGAGAGATCATAACCACGAACCTCGACACGCCGCAACCACGCCAATCGCAACAGAATGCGCCTCAATTGCATGTACACGATTGCTGACCCCATTTTCTTCCCAGCGTGCCGCTTCCTCGAGCTCCAGCGCCGCCAGCGATGCCTCTGCCACCCGATTGAACCTGGCTGCCGCCGCCTCGACTACCCTCGCCCTCGGCTCCATGGCCTGGTACTATCACCTTTATGGACCTGTCGCCTTTGCTATGACTCCCGCTGAAGAGGG ACTTCACGCTACCAAGTACCCTTGGGTTCACAACAAGTGGTTCAAGACCTTCGACCACCAGGC TCTCCGCCGTGGTTTCCAGGTTTATCAGGAGGTCTGCCAGTCCTGCCACTCCCTCAGCCGAATCCCCTACCGAACTCTCGTTGGTTCCGTCTTGACCGTTGACGAGGCCAAGGCCCTTGCTGAGGAGAACGAGTACCCCGGTGAGCCCGATGAGCAGGGCGAGATCCAGATGCGTCCCGGAAAGCTGGCCGATTACATGCTTCCTCCTTACAAGAACGAGGAGGCTGCTCGATTTGCCAACAATGGTGCTCTTCCCCCGGATCTGTCTCTTATCATCAAGGCCCGTCACGGTGGCTGTGACTACATCTTCAGCTTGCTCACCGGCTACCCTGAAGAGCCCCCTGCTGGTGTTCAGGTCGCTCCCGGCATGAACTTCAACCCTTACTTCCCCGGTACCGGTATCGCCATGGCTCGTGTCCTTTACGACGGTCTCGTCGAGTACGAGGATGGTACTCCCGCCACCACCTCTCAGATGGCCAAGGATGTTGTCGAGTTCCTCAACTGGGCTGCCGAGCCCGAGATGGACGACCGAAAGCGAATGGGTATGAAGGTCCTTGTCGTCTCTGCCTCTCTGTGGGCCGTGAGTGTCTGGGTGAAGCGATACAAGTGGGCTTGGTTGAAGTCTAGAAAGATCGCCTACGACCCCCCTAAGGAGGTCAAGGTCCGCCGCTAA
- a CDS encoding cytochrome c1, heme protein, mitochondrial: MLARSCLRSTRTFNGLRNGPSAVTKRAASSSSSAASDASATRLNLAAAASTTLALGSMAWYYHLYGPVAFAMTPAEEGLHATKYPWVHNKWFKTFDHQALRRGFQVYQEVCQSCHSLSRIPYRTLVGSVLTVDEAKALAEENEYPGEPDEQGEIQMRPGKLADYMLPPYKNEEAARFANNGALPPDLSLIIKARHGGCDYIFSLLTGYPEEPPAGVQVAPGMNFNPYFPGTGIAMARVLYDGLVEYEDGTPATTSQMAKDVVEFLNWAAEPEMDDRKRMGMKVLVVSASLWAVSVWVKRYKWAWLKSRKIAYDPPKEVKVRR; this comes from the exons ATGCTTGCCAGGTCGTGTTTGCGCTCGACGCGCACCTTCAATGGCCTCCGGAACGGCCCTTCTGCTGTCACCAAG CGTGCCGCTTCCTCGAGCTCCAGCGCCGCCAGCGATGCCTCTGCCACCCGATTGAACCTGGCTGCCGCCGCCTCGACTACCCTCGCCCTCGGCTCCATGGCCTGGTACTATCACCTTTATGGACCTGTCGCCTTTGCTATGACTCCCGCTGAAGAGGG ACTTCACGCTACCAAGTACCCTTGGGTTCACAACAAGTGGTTCAAGACCTTCGACCACCAGGC TCTCCGCCGTGGTTTCCAGGTTTATCAGGAGGTCTGCCAGTCCTGCCACTCCCTCAGCCGAATCCCCTACCGAACTCTCGTTGGTTCCGTCTTGACCGTTGACGAGGCCAAGGCCCTTGCTGAGGAGAACGAGTACCCCGGTGAGCCCGATGAGCAGGGCGAGATCCAGATGCGTCCCGGAAAGCTGGCCGATTACATGCTTCCTCCTTACAAGAACGAGGAGGCTGCTCGATTTGCCAACAATGGTGCTCTTCCCCCGGATCTGTCTCTTATCATCAAGGCCCGTCACGGTGGCTGTGACTACATCTTCAGCTTGCTCACCGGCTACCCTGAAGAGCCCCCTGCTGGTGTTCAGGTCGCTCCCGGCATGAACTTCAACCCTTACTTCCCCGGTACCGGTATCGCCATGGCTCGTGTCCTTTACGACGGTCTCGTCGAGTACGAGGATGGTACTCCCGCCACCACCTCTCAGATGGCCAAGGATGTTGTCGAGTTCCTCAACTGGGCTGCCGAGCCCGAGATGGACGACCGAAAGCGAATGGGTATGAAGGTCCTTGTCGTCTCTGCCTCTCTGTGGGCCGTGAGTGTCTGGGTGAAGCGATACAAGTGGGCTTGGTTGAAGTCTAGAAAGATCGCCTACGACCCCCCTAAGGAGGTCAAGGTCCGCCGCTAA
- a CDS encoding hypothetical protein (At least one base has a quality score < 10), protein MASSDKIFSLEGKGLKLDTAEDLEPHIAPLRSADVEEVRILGNTLGVGACKLLGEVLAAKKNLRVANFADIFTGRLLSEIPDAISSLLTSVLNLPKLNTINLNDNAFGLNVQAPLVAFLAAHVPLQHLYLNNNGMGPHAGILIADALSELHSKKEAARKEGKEVPDLETVICGRNRLENGSMTAWAKAYKLHNKIKVIKMVQNGIRQEGISHLLAEGLSHASKLEVLDLQDNTFTVTGARALSKVVANWTSLQELGVGDSLLGAKGGVLVAAALAKGKNAKLETLRLQYNEITSKVSRPSPLLPRMVFLL, encoded by the exons ATGGCTTCTTCCGATAAGATCTTTTCCCTCGAGGGAAAGGGCCTCAAGCTCGACACTGCTGAGGATCTCGAGCCTCATATTGCCCCTCTTCGATCCGCAGACGTCGAAGAAGTTCGTATTTTGGGTAACACTCTGGGTGTTGGCGCCTGTAAGCTTCTTGGTGAGGTTCTTGCGGCCAAGAAGAACCTGAGA GTCGCAAACTTCGCCGATATCTTCACCGGCCGACTCCTGAGCGAGATCCCTGACGCTATATCTTCGCTGCTCACCTCCGTCCTCAACCTTCCCAAGCTCAACACTATCAACTTGAACGACAATGCCTTTGGTTTGAATGTCCAAGCGCCTCTCGTGGCCTTCTTAGCCGCCCACGTGCCACTGCAGCACCTTTACCTGAACAACAACGGCATGGGCCCTCACGCTGGTATCCTCATCGCTGATGCGCTCTCCGAGCTTCActccaagaaggaggctgcgcgaaaggaaggaaaggaaGTTCCCGATCTCGAGACTGTTATTTGCGGCCGAAACCGATTGGAGAATGGAAGTATGACGGCGTGGGCAAAGGCCTACAAGCTGCACAACAAGATCAAAGTGATCAAGATGGTCCAGAACGGTATTCGACAAGAAGGTATCTCCCACCTTCTCGCCGAAGGTCTCAGCCACGCTTCCAAACTCGAGGTCCTCGACCTGCAGGACAACACTTTCACCGTCACTGGGGCCCGAGCTCTGTCAAAGGTTGTTGCCAACTGGACCTCACTCCAGGAGTTGGGAGTTGGTGACTCTCTGCTTGGTGCCAAGGGTGGTGTCCTCGTGGCAGCTGCTCTGGCTAAGGGCAAGAATGCTAAACTCGAGACTCTGCGCCTGCAATATAACGAAATCACCTCCAAGGTATCAAGGCCTTCGCCACTGCTGCCAAGGATGGTCTTCCTGCTTTGA